The window GGAGCATTGACAGACATGTCCTCGGTTCCTGAAGGCGTGCCGGACGAGTTGAACGAGCCATTGCCTCCAGCATCGCCGCGACCGGGTCTGCCGCAAACCGGCCGGAGACGCACGGGTGCGGACCCGATGGCGTGTCGCGGCGTCGTGCAGGCAGTGGGACGGTATTCACAAGAGGCTCTCGGTAGCCGGGCGACGAAGGCGGTGACGGAGATGGAACTGCCACTGGTCGTGGGTGTCGACGGATCGGACTCCAGCCTGACCGCGGTCGACTGGGCCGTGGACGAGGCGGCACGGCACGGACTGCCCCTCCACATCGTCCATGCCTCCCTGTGGGAGAGCCACGGGGGAATCCAGCCGTCGTTCAGCACTGACCGCCCTGCCAAGGAGGTCATGGCCGAGCACGTCATCGCTTCCTGCGTGGAACGGGCCCGGCGTCGCAATCCCGAGGTGAAGGTGTCGGGCAAGGTACTGCCCGAGGACGCCGTGTCGGTGTTGCTCCGTGCGGCGCCCGAGGCCTTCGCACTGGTCGCCGGCTCACGTGGGCGCGGCGAGATCGTCGGGATGCTGCTGGGATCCGTCAGCCTCACGGTGGCGGCCCGCGCCGTCTGCCCGGTCATCGTGATCCGTGGCACAGAGCCCCACCGCCGTGGAGCCTTCGGGCACATCGTGGTGGGGGTCGGTGACGCGACCGGCAGTACGGGGGCCGTACGGTTCGCCGTCCGCGAGGCCGAGGTGCGCGGCTGCGCCCTGACGGCCGTACGGGCCTGGCGCAACCCGTCGCAGGAGCCCGTGGACCACATGCTGATCGCGGACGACGCCGCCCGGTTGCGTGAGGAGCGCGCCTCCACCGGCCTCGACGACGCGCTGCGCGAGGCCGTACAGGAGCACCCCCAGGTCGATGTCCATCGCCGGCCGGTCGAAGGCCCTGCCCACCGGGTTCTCCTGAAGGCATCGGCCGAGGCCGACCTGGTCGTCGTCGGCGCTCAGCGGCGGCACGGCCACTTCGGTCTGCAGCTCGGCTGGATCGCGCACGCCCTGCTGCACCACTCGGAATGCCCGGTCGCCGTCATCCCTCAGCCGGTCTGAGGCGGCCACGCGTACCTGAGCCGCCAACGCCTACGGGACATGGACAGGTGACGCATGTCGGAGTGGACATGGGAGTGGGCGGGCTACGAGCCCGCTGCCGAGCGGCTGCGTGAGTCCCTTTGCACTCTCGGCAACGGCTACTTCGCCACGCGGGGAGCGGTACCCGAGTGCCGGGCCGGCCCGGTGCACTACCCAGGAACCTACGTGGCTGGCTGCTACAACCGTCTGGAGTCGACCGTGGCGGGCCGCCAAGTGGTGAACGAAGACATGGTCAACCTCCCGAACTGGCTGCTTCTCCGGTTCCGTATGCGCCGCCCCCAGCAAGTGTGGGGTCCGTGGTTCTCCCCAAGTGCGCGCGCCCTCCTGGACCACCGGCACGTCCTGAATCTGCGGCGCGGCACGCTCACCCGATCCTTCCGCCACCGCGACGACCAGATGGATGTGCTCAGCGTGACACAGACCCGCCTGGTGCACATGGGAGATCCGCACCTGGCCACGCTGCGGACGGTCTTCACGGCCGAGAACTGGTCGGGAGAGATCGAGATCGAGAGCTCGTTGGACGGCGAGGTGATCAATGGGAATGTGCCCCGTTACCACGCCCTCGACCACCACCACGTGACCCATGTCCGGACGGGAGCGCAAGAGCCCCACACGGTCTGGCTCACCTGCCGGACCAGCACATCGGGCATCGTCGTGGCCCTGGCCGCCAGAACGACGGTCGCCGACGACGAGATTCCGGCATCATCGGTGCTTCGCCCTGCCCGCCACCGTGCCGTTCACCGCCTGGTCGTCCCGATCACACCTGGCCGGCCCGTCACCATTGACAAGACAGTCGCGGTGCACACCTCACGGGACACTGCGATCAGCGACCCGCTCGGCGAAGCAGTCGACCGGGTGTCCACGGCGGCGGACTTCCCCAGCCTGCTGGACTCGCACGTCGCGGCGTGGGAGCGGTTGTGGCGCCGGGCGGACGTCCGGGTGCCCGGCGAGGCCGGCCGCATTCTGCGCTTCCATCTCTTCCACGTCCTGCAGACGCTGTCACCGCACACGGCTGACCTGGACGTGGGCGTCCCCGCCAGAGGGCTGCACGGCGAGGCGTACCGGGGCCATGTCTTCTGGGACGAGCTCTTCGTCCTTCCCTATCTCAACCTGCACCTCCCGGAGGTCTCCCGGGCACTGCTGAACTACCGCTACCGGCGGCTCCCCCGGGCCTGCACAGCAGCGACCGCGGCCGGCCGGGCGGGGGCGATGTATCCGTGGCAAAGCGGAAGCAACGGCCGTGAGGAATCCCAGGAATGGCATCTCAACCCCGCCTCGGGCCGCTGGCTGCAGGACCACTCCCGGCTCCAGCACCACGTGGGCTCGGCGATCGCCTTCAACGTCTGGCAATACTGCGAAGCCACCGGCGACACGGAGTACCTGCACACCAGGGGTGCGGAGATGCTGCTGCAGATCGCCCGCTTCTGGGCAAGCCTCGCCGTCTTCGACTCCGGCACGGACCGCTACCGGATCCGCGGTGTAGTCGGCCCCGACGAATACCACGACAGCTACCCGGGTGCCGCCCACTCCGGGGTGGACGACAACGCGTACACCAACGTCACCGCCGCCTGGGTCATCACCCACACTCTGGAACTCCTACGACGGCTCCCCGCATGGCGCCGCGACGAACTGTTCCACCGGGTCCGGCTGAACGCCGACGAGCTGCCGGAGTGGGAGGAGATCTCCCGCAGCTTGCGGGTGCCGTTCCATCAGGGGGTCATCAGCCAGTTCGAGGGCTACGACGACCTGACTGAACTCGACTGGGACGCCTACCGCGCCCGCTATGGCAGCATCCGTCGGCTCGACCGCATCCTTGAGGCCGAGGGCGACACGGTCAACCGTTACAAAGCATCCAAGCAAGCCGACGCCCTCATGCTCGGCTACCTCTTCTCGCCCGCTGAGCTGCGCGCCCTGTTCCAGCGTCTCGGCTACGACCTGGACGACGACGTCTGGCGCAGAACCGTGGACTACTACCTGCGGCGCACCAGCCACGGCTCCACCCTCAGCGAACTCGTCCACAGTCTGGTCCTTGCCAGAGCCAGACGAGCCGAGACATGGCAGTACGTGCAGGAGGCCCTGGAGGCTGACATCGCCGATATCCAGGGCGGCACCACCGGCGAGGGCATCCACCTCGGGGCGATGGCCGGGACGCTCGACCTGGTCCAGCGCGGCCTTACGGGACTGGAGACACGCGAGGACGCCCTGTGGCTGGACCCGGTGCCACTTCCTGCCCTCTCCGAGTACGGCTTCACGGTGCACTATCGCGGTCACTGGGGCGTCGGCGTGCGACGCCGGAGCGGGCTGCTGGAGATCAGCGTGCCGGACTCGGAGGAGTCACGGATCCGTGTGGTGCTGGCTGACCGCACGGTGACCATCGCACCGGGGGAGACGTGCGCGCTCGTACTGCCGGGTAGTTGACCCTCGTACGGGTCCAGCAAGATTCGAACGGCCGTGATGGACAGTGGTCCGGCCCCATAGGTGCGCCGTCATGACGCTCGTGCTCGCTGTCGCCGGGCGCCTGGCCCACTTCGACTGTTAAGGGCTCAGCTGCCGCGTCCTGCCGAGCGGCGGGGCCCGGAGCGGGACGCGCCGCCCTGGAAAGTGATGATGAGCCAGCACGCCCAGCCGATGGGCTGCAGAGCCCAATAGCTGACGGCCCGGTACAGGAGCGTCGCGGCGATCGCCGATCCCGGCTGCAGACCGTACAAAATGAGCAGGGCGGACAGGCTCGTCTCGATGATGCCGACGCTGCCCGGGGTCAGACGGAGGCTTCCGGGGATCTGGGTAAGCACGTAGGCAAACAGCAGACCGTGCCAGGGCACGCGGATGCCCAGTGCCCAAAGGCCGGCGGCCAGGCAGGCGACGTCGAGGACCCAGTTCAGCAGTGCGAAGGCGAACGGTCCCAGCCAAGGCCGTAGGCCGGGCTGCAGGTGGTGAGCCTGGTCGACCAGGCGGGCGAGTGCCTCCTGGCCTTGCAGGATGCGGCGGGAGCGCCGCCCGGCGTCCGTCCACGCCCGTCGCACTGCTGCGCGGAAACCTGCGAAGCGGGTTGCTCCGAACGCCACCAGGGCGATCCCCAGGATGATGAGCACGCCGACTCCGGGGAGCAGAACGGCGCGCAGTTCTGCCGGTCCCGCAGCGACCGTGGCGGCCACGAGCAGGGCGGCCAGACCGAGTACCGAAAGTCCACCGGCGACTACCAGCACGGCCGCCGCGAGCACCTGCTCCACGCCTCGACGGCGCAACTGCCTGAAGATCCAGGCCGCAGAGAACGCCGCCCCGCCGGGCAATGTGCCCGCCACGGCATTGGCAGCCACGACGATCCCCGTCGTGCGCCGCAAGCCCCAGCGGGCCCCGCCCGCCGCCAGCAGGCCAGCGGTACAGCGCGGCGAAGCACACGATCGACAGCGCCTCGCTCACTACGGCGACCGCCACCGGGAGCGGGTGCACTCCGGCGATGAGGTGATACGCCTGGGCCAGTTCACGCCTGCGCAGGAGGGCAACCAGGAGCACGGCCGCCACGAGGGCGACGGCCGCCAGCCACCACAGCGGGCCCGGTCGCGCGGGCACTGTCTCTCCGCCCATCCGGTACCGCGCCCCGCCTCTGCCTCCGGCCGCCCGGGCATCGCTGTCACTCCCGAAAGGTGGCGTGAGGGTTCAAGGGCGGAAGCCCGTTGACGGGTTGGATGGGCACGGCGTGCTCGCCGAGGACACTCGGCAGCACGGCCCTGATGCTCGGGGCGCTACCCGGACGTATCCGCCCCGAGGACGGCGACCCGAATGATCTTGATGGTCGTGTCGCGGGATGTGGTGCCCAGACGGAGAAACCGGCCGGTTCCGCACCCGCGATGCAGGAGCCGGCCGTCGGATACTTCGGCGGGGTCCTCGTTGCCACCGGCTCCTTAGGCCCCTCGATTCTGTTCATAGGCCTGTCGGACGGAGGCGGCGGCGCGGTCGATCAGCTCGGGAAGCGCTGATCGCACCGCTTCGCTCAGGCCCGTGCCGAGTTCGATGTCGGCCACTTCCATCGAGTGCACCACGAGAGTCGGCGGCAGTTGACCGAGGGCCTCGGCCAGCGCGAGGCACTCTCCGAAGCCGAGCGCATGCGTGCTCGCCATGCCTGCCGTGCGGCCGGTCGCTTCCGCCGCCGTCAGAGTGTGCAACTCCCCCGGCCGGGCCGATCCGGCTCGGAGGGCTTCCAGCACGACCACCGTGTCCGCGCCGTTCCACAGGTCGAGCATGCGCGCGGGTTCGCCATCGCTGACAGCCAGGACGGTGCCGTCGGGAACGCGGCCCCGCAACGCCTCCACCGCTGCCGGGCCGACTCCGTCGTCACCGCGCAGCGAGTTTCCCACGCCGATCACCACGACCCGGCCGCTCATGGGCGTTCCACGGTCACGTCGAGGAAGTGGGCGGCGCAGGAGATGCAGGGATCGTGATTTCGAATGGCCCGTTCGCACAGGTGGGTGAGCTCATCGTCGTCAGCGGCGGGCCCGGCCGTGTCCAGGCGCGTCTGGACAACCCGGCGCACGTCCTCCTCGATGGCGGTCTGGTTCTGGGCCGTGGGCGGGACGATGCGGGCCTCGGTGAGCGTGCCGTCCTCCGTGAGGGCGTAGCGGTGGTACAGCAGGCCTCGGGGCGCCTCGGTGGCCCCGGCTCCGACGCCCTGGCGGGGCGGGACCTCGATGGCCGGCCGGGCAGGTCGTTCGTATCCGTCGATGATCCGCAGGGCTTCCTCGACGGCCTGGACCACCTCGACGGCGCGTACGACGATGCTCCGGAAGGGGTTGTCGCAGATGGCGCCGGTCAGCGGGTCGCCCAGGCCGGCGTCCCGCGCCGCCTCTGCGGCCACGGGGTGCAGCCACCGGCCGTTGATCGCGTAGCGGGCCAGCGGGCCGGTCAGATAGCGGCGGCCGTCCAGAGTGGCGGTCAGAGCGGTGGAATGCGGTACCTGTCCTTCCTGGACGTGTTGTTCGAAGTCGGACAGTGGGAACTCGCACAGCGCCGGGCCTTGGCCATGAGCGGCCATGACCACCGGTGTTCCGGAGTCGATGGCGTAGCGGCCGGGGTCACGCAGTGCGAACAGGTCGTGGTCGCACACGGCGTCGGGAAAGTCGAACGCCGCCACCCAGCGGACGGTCTCCAGCGCATCCTCCCGGGCCTGCCGCAGCCGTTCCGCCAGCGGACGGAGTTCGTCCGGTGGCGGCGTCCGATAGAAACCGCCGACCCGGACATTGACCGGGTGGATGGGGCGACCGCCGAGCTGTTCAAGGATCGCGTTGCCGGCCTGCTTGATCCTCAGGCCGCGCTCGACGGCGGCTCGCTGGTCTCGGGCCAGCTCCACGACGTCGGCCCGCCCGAGGAAGTCCGGGGCGTGCAGCAGGTAGATGTGCAGGGTGTGGCTCTCGATCCACTCGCCGCAGTACAGGAGGCGGCGCAGCTCCGCGAGGGGGCCGTCCACCGTGACACCGCAGGCGTTCTCGATCGCCTGGCAGGCACTCATCTGGTAGGCGACCGGGCAGATGCCGCAGATGCGGGCGGTGATGTCGGGGGGTTCGGTGTGACCTCGGCCGGTCAGGAAGGCCTCGAAGAAGCGTGGCGGTTCGTAAATGCGCAGCCGTGTCTCCGTGACGGTACCCTCCTGGATGCCCAGGTGAAGGGCCGCTTCGCCTTCCACCCTGGCCAGCGCGTCAAGTCGCAGGACGCGGGTTCCGCGATGGTTCATGCGGGCCTTTCCGGGCGGGTTTCTCTCCCGGCACGAGGGCTGTGCTGCTCCTCGACCGCGAGGTCGGGTACTGAGGCATATTCCGGCGGCGTGGCGTTGAAGGTGCGGAAGACACGCTGGATGTCCTGCCCGCTCATCCCGTCGTGGCGCGGCTGCGCGACCATGGAGCGCAGATTGCGTCGGCTCGTGGGTCCGAAGCAGCCGTAGCACCCGCGCCCGTGGGCGGGGCAGATGGCTCCGCACCCGGCGTGCGTGACCGGGCCCGGACAGGGGCGTGCCGTGGGCCACGGTGATGCGGGTGGTTCCGCGCCTCTTGCACTCGGACTGCGCAGGTGATCGATCGCCTCGTGTGGGGGGACCGCCAGGCCCGCACGGCATGCCGCACGGCCCCGCGCCCCGACGCCGACGACGACGCGGCCGTGCGTCGCTATGCGGCCCTGATGGCGAGTCGCCGTGGACGGCGTGGATGTCGGCTTGGCGCAACCCGGAGGCCTCGACGCGGATGCGGACCTGGCCAGGGCCGGACTCTGGTCCGGGCGCTCCTCGATGACCAGAGGCTCACCGAAGCTCCGTACGACCGTGACGGTGCGGGGCATGGTCTTCACCACCTGCACCGAGTGATCCGTTTGAAGCATGCGCGGCCCCTGCACCAACACCCACCTCACCGTCGCGTGACGCGGTCCGGAACCAGGCCGCCCATCACTGAGCGAGATAAAGGGACCCAAATGTGCCCGTATGACCCTATTTCGGTAGCGTCGTGCCGGAAATCCTGCATTAGTGGACTTCCGTGGGGCACCGGCGATGCCACACCTGCTTTCCGTGGTGCCGAAGGAGAGAGGCCATGAACACGGACACCGACGTGAACGCTTCGCCGCCTCCCGCGCCCGACGGGATGGTGATCGGCAAGGACGGGGTATCCGCGCTGGTGGACGTCCTGATCGCGCGCGGTTTCACCGTGGTCGGGCCCACCGCGCGAGACGGCGCGATCGTGCTGGCGGAGCTGGAGTCGGCCGACCAGTTGCCCTACGGATGGGGCGTGGAGCTGGAGGCCGGGCAGTACCGGCTGCGTGAGCGGCTGGATGGCGCGGCCTTCGCGAACGCGGCGGGACCGCAGTCGTGGAAGACGTTCCTGCACCCGGCACGGGTACGGCAGTGGAGCGCCGACCGTGTGGGGGGCGAGACGGTGTTCACCGCTGACGAACTCCCTCCGCCGCGGTACGCGTTCCTCGGGGTGCGCCCCTGCGACCTGCGGGCCATCGCCATCCAGGACCGGGTGCTCACCGGCGGGCGACACCACGACGCCGTCTACCAGGGACGGCGCTCCGGAGCATTCCTGGTGGCGGTGGAGTGCACGGAGCCCGGCGGTACCTGCTTCTGCGTCTCGATGGGCACGGGACCCTCGGCCGGTTCCGGCTACGACCTGGTGATGACCGAGGTGGTCGATGAGGACGGGCACCGCTTCTGGATCCGCAGCGGCAGCCAGGAAGGCGCCGACATCCTCGCCGAACTGCCCGCCCACCCCGCGGACCCGGCCACGCGCGATGCGGGCCGCGCGGGCGTCACCGCCGCCGCGAACCGCATGGGACGGACCATGCCCGAGGCCGACCTGCGGAACCTGATGGCCGGCACGCTGGACGCCCCCCGCTGGGACGACGTCGCCGGACGCTGCCTGACCTGCGGCAACTGCACAATGGTGTGCCCCACCTGCTTCTGCACCACCACCGAGGACGTCACCGACCTCACCGGCGACCACGCGGAACGCTGGCGGCTGTGGGACTCCTGCTTCGACCTCGACTTCTCCCATCTGCACGACGGCCCGGTCCGCGCATCCACGCGCAGCCGCTACCGGCAGTGGATGACCCACAAACTCGGCACCTGGTACGACCAGTTCGGGTCCTCCGGCTGTGTGGGCTGCGGGCGCTGCATCGTGTGGTGCCCGGTCGCCATCGACATCACCGAGGAGGCCGCCGCCCTGCACGACTGGGCGCAGTCCCGGGCATCGGGTGAGGCCCCATGACCGGCCTGCCTACGCACCTGGACTTCCTGTCGGCCGCACACCATGAACGGCTGCTGACCATCGGACGGAACGTCTCGTTCCCGGCCGGTGCGCGGCTGTTCGACGAGGGCGGGAAAGCAGATCGCTTCTGGCTGCTGCGCTCCGGTGAGGTCGCCCTCGACCTTTACGTTCCCGGCCGGCACCCGGCACCTGTGGTGGAGACGCTCGGCCCCGGCCAGCTGCTGGGCTGGTCG of the Streptomyces sp. NBC_01788 genome contains:
- a CDS encoding universal stress protein; translated protein: MELPLVVGVDGSDSSLTAVDWAVDEAARHGLPLHIVHASLWESHGGIQPSFSTDRPAKEVMAEHVIASCVERARRRNPEVKVSGKVLPEDAVSVLLRAAPEAFALVAGSRGRGEIVGMLLGSVSLTVAARAVCPVIVIRGTEPHRRGAFGHIVVGVGDATGSTGAVRFAVREAEVRGCALTAVRAWRNPSQEPVDHMLIADDAARLREERASTGLDDALREAVQEHPQVDVHRRPVEGPAHRVLLKASAEADLVVVGAQRRHGHFGLQLGWIAHALLHHSECPVAVIPQPV
- a CDS encoding glycoside hydrolase family 65 protein, which codes for MSEWTWEWAGYEPAAERLRESLCTLGNGYFATRGAVPECRAGPVHYPGTYVAGCYNRLESTVAGRQVVNEDMVNLPNWLLLRFRMRRPQQVWGPWFSPSARALLDHRHVLNLRRGTLTRSFRHRDDQMDVLSVTQTRLVHMGDPHLATLRTVFTAENWSGEIEIESSLDGEVINGNVPRYHALDHHHVTHVRTGAQEPHTVWLTCRTSTSGIVVALAARTTVADDEIPASSVLRPARHRAVHRLVVPITPGRPVTIDKTVAVHTSRDTAISDPLGEAVDRVSTAADFPSLLDSHVAAWERLWRRADVRVPGEAGRILRFHLFHVLQTLSPHTADLDVGVPARGLHGEAYRGHVFWDELFVLPYLNLHLPEVSRALLNYRYRRLPRACTAATAAGRAGAMYPWQSGSNGREESQEWHLNPASGRWLQDHSRLQHHVGSAIAFNVWQYCEATGDTEYLHTRGAEMLLQIARFWASLAVFDSGTDRYRIRGVVGPDEYHDSYPGAAHSGVDDNAYTNVTAAWVITHTLELLRRLPAWRRDELFHRVRLNADELPEWEEISRSLRVPFHQGVISQFEGYDDLTELDWDAYRARYGSIRRLDRILEAEGDTVNRYKASKQADALMLGYLFSPAELRALFQRLGYDLDDDVWRRTVDYYLRRTSHGSTLSELVHSLVLARARRAETWQYVQEALEADIADIQGGTTGEGIHLGAMAGTLDLVQRGLTGLETREDALWLDPVPLPALSEYGFTVHYRGHWGVGVRRRSGLLEISVPDSEESRIRVVLADRTVTIAPGETCALVLPGS
- a CDS encoding lysylphosphatidylglycerol synthase transmembrane domain-containing protein is translated as MAANAVAGTLPGGAAFSAAWIFRQLRRRGVEQVLAAAVLVVAGGLSVLGLAALLVAATVAAGPAELRAVLLPGVGVLIILGIALVAFGATRFAGFRAAVRRAWTDAGRRSRRILQGQEALARLVDQAHHLQPGLRPWLGPFAFALLNWVLDVACLAAGLWALGIRVPWHGLLFAYVLTQIPGSLRLTPGSVGIIETSLSALLILYGLQPGSAIAATLLYRAVSYWALQPIGWACWLIITFQGGASRSGPRRSAGRGS
- a CDS encoding hydrogenase maturation protease encodes the protein MSGRVVVIGVGNSLRGDDGVGPAAVEALRGRVPDGTVLAVSDGEPARMLDLWNGADTVVVLEALRAGSARPGELHTLTAAEATGRTAGMASTHALGFGECLALAEALGQLPPTLVVHSMEVADIELGTGLSEAVRSALPELIDRAAASVRQAYEQNRGA
- a CDS encoding Ni/Fe hydrogenase subunit alpha, producing MNHRGTRVLRLDALARVEGEAALHLGIQEGTVTETRLRIYEPPRFFEAFLTGRGHTEPPDITARICGICPVAYQMSACQAIENACGVTVDGPLAELRRLLYCGEWIESHTLHIYLLHAPDFLGRADVVELARDQRAAVERGLRIKQAGNAILEQLGGRPIHPVNVRVGGFYRTPPPDELRPLAERLRQAREDALETVRWVAAFDFPDAVCDHDLFALRDPGRYAIDSGTPVVMAAHGQGPALCEFPLSDFEQHVQEGQVPHSTALTATLDGRRYLTGPLARYAINGRWLHPVAAEAARDAGLGDPLTGAICDNPFRSIVVRAVEVVQAVEEALRIIDGYERPARPAIEVPPRQGVGAGATEAPRGLLYHRYALTEDGTLTEARIVPPTAQNQTAIEEDVRRVVQTRLDTAGPAADDDELTHLCERAIRNHDPCISCAAHFLDVTVERP
- a CDS encoding 4Fe-4S dicluster domain-containing protein, yielding MNTDTDVNASPPPAPDGMVIGKDGVSALVDVLIARGFTVVGPTARDGAIVLAELESADQLPYGWGVELEAGQYRLRERLDGAAFANAAGPQSWKTFLHPARVRQWSADRVGGETVFTADELPPPRYAFLGVRPCDLRAIAIQDRVLTGGRHHDAVYQGRRSGAFLVAVECTEPGGTCFCVSMGTGPSAGSGYDLVMTEVVDEDGHRFWIRSGSQEGADILAELPAHPADPATRDAGRAGVTAAANRMGRTMPEADLRNLMAGTLDAPRWDDVAGRCLTCGNCTMVCPTCFCTTTEDVTDLTGDHAERWRLWDSCFDLDFSHLHDGPVRASTRSRYRQWMTHKLGTWYDQFGSSGCVGCGRCIVWCPVAIDITEEAAALHDWAQSRASGEAP
- a CDS encoding Crp/Fnr family transcriptional regulator, giving the protein MTGLPTHLDFLSAAHHERLLTIGRNVSFPAGARLFDEGGKADRFWLLRSGEVALDLYVPGRHPAPVVETLGPGQLLGWSWISPPHRWHLGAQAVTAVTATEFPATEVLGLCTADPELGYALMHRFTEIVAERLQATRIRLLDLYAPYGSGLA